The following nucleotide sequence is from Apodemus sylvaticus chromosome 2, mApoSyl1.1, whole genome shotgun sequence.
TCCTCCACAAAGCTGAAATGAATGCAAGAGTCAAGGTCACTGGGTTTTGTTCCTGGCTGCCTTCATTACCAAGCAACCTAATGTAATGTACTCAACCAAACACAACAGCTCAAAAGCCACCTTTCTTCTGTTCTTATATGTTATTTTCACTTTCTGGCCTACAAACTCCCCTGTGTCCCTCACCTTCTAACTAAGTAAACAGCATAATGAACCATTCTCTAATGATGAAATAGTTCTGCACTACCTTCTTTTAGAGCAATGTGAGGAAAAGAAATGAGATCACCTCTCCCTTCCCAGTCCCACTGTCAGGCAGGCCCTGCCCTCACCGGGAAAGGCTCTGCTCCTTCCTGGATAACAAAGCCTTCAATGATGTGTGTGAGAATCTGTGGCTTCACAATGGCCTGTGGGGGTTTGGAGTCACCCATCTGTCTGGACACCAAGGCCAGAGTAGGAGGTGGTACTGATGGGGTAGGGGCCAAGGCTACTAGATCACTGTTTGGAGGATTCGCACTCAAACTGGCCACTGGTTCAGCtttctctgaaaaacaaacatacaTTAAGGAGTGTGTAGATGACACAACTGACTTGACCAAGCCCGATCCTCCACAACACGCTCATCTCTGGTCATTCACCATGAAGCACAAGTGCCTGTATCTACTTATTGCCCACCAAGTTCTGGCCCATTTTCTACTAAATCAGATTTATCTTTTGGCTCACTGAAAACACTTCTTTTGTTCTCTGGCACCAGTAACATCTTAGAAGTTGGCTACTCACCTCCAAGACTGTTCTTCTCCTCCATTACCTTTGGGCTCTCCGCTGCTGGTGATGCCTTTGTAGGAAGCACAGAGGCCAATGTGGAGAGGTCATCTCTTTCCTCCTCGGACTCAGCTTTGCGTTTCACAGCCAAGGTCTGGGTTTTACCCTAGAAGGGGAATAAACAAGAAAGCAGCTAAGAATGAGGCGTGAAAGGAAAACTTTAACTCTATAGTCCTGAGAACATTCTCAGTTCCAGATGCccaaatttatttactttctttgatACACTAAACTTCTTGGTCACCCCAATTTGTGTAACTTCTGCATTAGGACAAGAAAGACATCACTAAGTCCTGGATAGGGACAGAAAGACTCATTGCAGACCAACTAAGAACTGTTGGCTTTACAAGCACAGATCTGGTTAAGTAGCTCTTGATGGAATtagcatattatatataaacaccCTAAGATAGGAACTTAGGAATTTGAAGTTTaaacattttgtgtatatgtatgtgtgtatatatatacacacatacacacacacatatatgtaaagaacacatataaacataaatatatataaacatctcacttttttaaagagagaacCCATATATGCATTCACATTCCCAAGTCTTCATCTTCCTATTAAGTTCTCTTTCCCTCAGTCCCACTAGGATGTGGAGAAGTAGTAATACCTTCACACTGACCAAGCATCACTCACCGGCAGGTGCACCGACTGCATGTAGAAAGCAGCTGGGACCTGGGCCACAACAGGAGAGGAGGCTGTAGGCCCACCCTTTACCACATGTGCTGTTCCCTGCACAGGAGCAAGGGTCATCCCAGTGGCCAATGCAGGAGGACATTCTTGAAGTGTaccaggaggagcctgtgatGAAGGTGGCGAGGAGGCCAGATGGGCCTGGCCAGGCTGGACTGCCCCTGGTATTCCACGGGAAGTAGGTACAGCAGCTGCCAGCTGTGCTAATCCCAAAGCCTGTGCCTGGGCTGTACCCGGCTGCCGGGTACCAACAACTTGCACAGGGATATGTGGTGGTGGCTGCTGTGTAGCTGACATCTTAGCAGCTCCTAGTTGAGGAGGTTTGATAGGAGCTACAGGAGGTTTGGACTGAATGGGAATGGGTGGTTTGGGGGTTGGTTCAGGCGGAAGAGACAGGGGTGAAGACTGAAGCATGGGCTGGACCACCAGAGTCTGGGCTTGCTGTTGCGATTGGGAAGGTGGGACCTGCTGAGTAGGAGGGACCTGGGGTGGCTGAGGGGCAGTGAGGGTTGttgcttgctgctgctgctgttgctgctgctgctgctgctgctgctgctgggccaACTGGAGATGTGTAGCTGTGTGAAGCAACTGGGACTGGCGGTGCTGGAACTGCTGCTGGTGGTGGATGGCAATCTGCTGCTGGATCACCACTTGCTTCTGCTGGAGGTGGATCTGCTGCTGTTGCTGAATCAGTGAGTGGGGCtggatctgtgtgtatgtggctaGGTGTGAAGCAGCCAGagtggaaggaagaagaaaaggagcagaCCATGACAATCCTTGTAAACGAAAACAAAAGCATCTTTCTAAGATATACCTAAGGTagggctcagtccctgggagtcagACAGTGAGCAGCAGTCTAGCCTACACGGAGCTGTGGAGCTCAGACACCATTTCCTTCATCCCCCCCAGTCAAGCAGTGTGACTACCTCCAGGACCAAGATCTCAAGGCAAAGACGAAGGACCCAGCCTGGAAGCTCGAGTACTCAGGAGTCCTCAGGCAAGTTAAGGTCTGCCTAAGCGACTTAGTGAGCTGTTTCTCAAAAtacaaagttaaaaagaaagtcaggactagGTGTAGCTCTGCAAGAGAAAccccaggagggagggagagagggagggagggggagaagaagagggagagagggaaggagggagggaaggagggagggagggaggaggaagggagggggagaagaagagggaggaaaggagggagggaaggagggagggagggaggaagggagggggagagagagagagagagagagagaaggagggaaagtaaagaagaaaggataaaaaggaaggaaggaagagatgaatGGAAGGGAGCCCCTTAAATAAGCAATAATCTTCagtcttttctgttctttattttgCTACAGCCACCCTATCCTTCTACTCAGTACTGAAAAAGGTGACTCTCTCCTTCATTATCTCAAGGTTGAATCCATGTTTATTCGTTTTAACATCCTTAGAACTCATCCTGGTGTTTAATACATAAGATATATTTAATATTCACAACAGACTAAAGACCCAGAGTTAAAGGCATCACCATCCTCTATGAATGCCTCCATATAAGTATATTACATTAAGTCACCACCTAAAAGTCTTAAGACCAGACAGAGGCTCTGACCACTGTCTCCTGTGCCGCAAACTAGAGTTGACAGTCTCTGCCCTGCATGTTACCAGACTATCCAAAGAACACACAAACTATGCGCTCTGAACGCACTGTGGGGACAGAAAGCTAAGGTATGTAAGATCTAATATTGGTAATTTTTGTGATGAAATTATTCAATTATATCAATGATTAATTAGCAtgatggaaacaaacaaaaatccaacattACGAAGTACAGACATTGGCTATATTTGACCCAGTCTCAAAGCAAATACAAACTAAGGACGTTGTTAGTATCACTGCTAGTTTGTCCTTATTACTGATATAAACAGCCCTGAGTCAGCTACACATTGACcacagcgccacctgctggtcTCAGGTTCTTAGGTGTTTAGACTACAGCTCCGTGAACCAccaacagaagagagaatcaaTCTTTACCCAATACCATAAGTAAAACAAGACCAGGAAATTTGCCTTTCAAAGATGTTATCTCTAGCACATTTGTCAATTCCATTGAGTGAAGtgaacaaactgaaaagaaaaagaaaccacacaAAGTACTTTATAAGTAGTTTGCTGCTTGGAGAAACTAAGATCTTCACCCGTTCACTATTCtgtctctctgagctagcaggcaaGACTGACAAGATTCTCTTCTGCCATTTCATAACctagagttttttgggtttttttttttaagtgtttttggggtgtgtgtgtgctctaaaTATTTCCAGTTACTTCTGAGAAATTAATGACACAATGAGAGGTGACACCTTACCTGAGCTAATAAGCGTCTGGCTGGGGGCAGGTGTGGCTGTCCGAGTCAGGTTCACGCCCACACTCTGCTGGCCActcccatctgcttctgccttcttggCCGCTGCACTTTCTGCCTCTGTTTGGCTTCCCTGGCTCACAGTCACTGTCTGAGCTGCAGGTAAGGGCTGCACCACTCCTGTGCCCTTCCGGGAACAGCTTCCACCAGCCAAGCCTGAAGAAGGCAACTGACCCAAACCCCCAGGCGCCTGGCCACCTCCACCTGGACCCATGGAGCCCGGGAGGCTATTCCCGCTGCCTCCACCAGCTTGACTAAGGTTGAGCGACTGGCCTGAGGCCCCAGAAGAAGCCTGTGCCACAGCTAGGGCCTGGCTAGAAGCCTGGGAGAGGCCAGAAACAGGAGAAGCTCCAGGAGGAATGGCCTTCTGAGTGGAGCCTGGCATTTGGGGTCCTTGAGCTGAGGCCTGTTGGTTCCTCACAGCCAAGTTCTGCACCTGGAAGATataatacatacatgtgtgcgtgtgcgtgtgcatgtgtatgtatgtgtgtgtacattcctGTGACTGACTCATAAGCAGAAAACTTACACTGTAACATTACACAGCCCACCTAACTGAGCCCTGACTTCTACACTAATTATGCCCTTTCAGCCTCTCAAAGAGCTATCTTTGTAAACACACTGTCATATACTATCAAGTCTAACATCAAATTTCAACAAAACTCCTTCAAAATACATCTCTGACTTTCTCTTTCCTCATATTCACTCAGCATCTATTGAATACTACTACACTTCAGGTACAGGCTTGGAGAGTGTAAATGCGAGAGCTAAATGCTCCTGCTACATGGTTTGTTAGAGTAGAAAATCAGCAAGTACAACCTGAcaatatacacatgaatataaaTCAACTTTACAGGAGAACATAAAATCAACTCTAACTGGAGACCAAAGTCTTCTAAAACAGATGATGTCTGTCCCGAGGCTCCGAGGGTGCACAGGGAAGGGGAAGACCAAAGGCACACAGAAGGCACAGAACCAAAACATAATGGCATGTTTTAATATAAACGTTTCATTGTGTTGAGTTACAGggaacagaaaaataagaaacaagaaaGGTAGCTGGGGCTAGGGAGATAGAAAGGCACTCTGCTAGGTCACTAAGGGCCTAGAGTGCTAAAATAAACAGTCTGAATTATAACTTACAAACAGCAAATTTAATCTGTCTTGTTTATTAACAGTCCCAGAATATAACAGTACTGGTCATGAacacaaagggagagaaaaatagCTACTTGGCTGATTCTATTAATCAGAATGCTATcacaattaattaataataatcagaACACGATAAAATCTATAGCTGAGcccatttcttaaaaatattttgagggAGAAATTGTCACCATATCCTAATAATGACTACTGTCACCATACCCTAATGATGACTGTCCACACATTTAtacacccacatacccacactAGCACTCACAAGAGACACTGCATATGGTGGATGGACTATGCAGAGTAACAACCCAAACCAATAGCCACAAAAGAGGACTATAttcaacaacagaatattacacaaaattaaaattatcaatAATGACTAGAAAACAAAAGTATCTTGACAATATGCTGTGAAGAAAGCATTCTCAGGCCAGGAGCAGAGCCACGCTGCTGCTGTCCATGTTACTGAGGCTGAAGGCAAGAGGAAAACAAGACCATTATTTAAGGCTAGTCCAACCaacagcaagatcctgtctcaaaacacaaataaaactgtATTCTCAAAAAGATTACATATAGCTAAATTTCCTATAAactcaaatacaaataaaacatatcatttcaaaatacataacaatatttatattacatactGCTGTTTATATACTGTTATATATCATGTTATatattacatgcatgtatgaatataAACACATGGTATCTGCTTCAAATTAATCCACAGTCAGAGGGCAAGAGCCTATATGGAATGGTCGCCTACTGGTAAATATTGAAACTCAGTGGTAAAAACAGATTAAATGTCGTGTACACATTTGAATTTCctgttaaaattaattttcaaagtaaattttagaaatacgtaaagaGATAATAAAGCTATATTAAAGGGGATCAAGAGAAGGATGACTGTAGAAATTAACACATATACTCAATACCATGGATAAGGACAGACACAGTGAGAAAAAACGGTTCTTACATTGTTTTTGGTTTGCAGCACTGGGGATTCAACCAGGGCCTCTTTTACATACAAGGCCAGCCCTTCCCACTGAGCTCTACCCCAGCCTGCTTGCTACTTCTAGTCAGAAACAACTGAGTAAGTAAGGCTAGAGCTCAGGGCGAAGGGCACTTACCAAGGGTAGAGCGCCCACATCAGTTCCCAGAGCCTACACCTCCCAGTCATACATGCATGTGctgcacataaactcatgcaggcacacacatgcataaaaataagtaatttttgttaaaattcattttttaagcAGTGATCCCTGAGAGGAACAATAATAAGCCGTAATAAACCGCATCACTAGAACCAATCAAACTCAGTATACTAGAGGTACAGGTTTTTTCAAAACTAAATAACAAAATACCTTTCTCGTTTTGTGTCTACATgagtgttcatgtgtatgcaggtgctcatgtatatgtgggtacaggtacacatgtgtacacatgcatatgtagatCAAAAGATACCACTGTGCAATTCCTCAGGCACCacctttctgagacaaggtttctcagaactgtcctggaacttacacaCCACATGGACTAGGCTAACTGGCCAGGGAGCCAaggatccacctgcttctgtctcagcgTGGTTGGAACTGCAAGCAAGCACGGTTGGACCAAGCAAGCAGCACCATGACTGGGTGGTGTTTACTTTGTTTCTTAATGTGGGGTTGTGAATATGGAGCTCAGCGCCCCCCTTTCAGAACTTTACCTGAGCTAtccctgggtttttgtttgtttatttgtgttaaAGTTACCTTGAGAGAAACATGGAAGAAGACTCTAAGTAGTCCTGACTAAAGTCAGGAAGACCACTTAGAAAACCAGAAGAGTACAGGCAGGTGAGTAGGGACTTGAATCCAGAACAGTGGGAGAGAGAAGGCCAGCTTTGCAAAGGTGCCTGGAACTCTCTTCAGGGAGAACGAGACTGTTGGCCCGCTTCTCTTCTGCAAAGGCCATTCATTCCACGTTTCCACTCTGCCTACACTCAGCACCaccctctctgctcccctccatCTCTGCAGACAGTGAAGACCcacccttcctgcttctctcactCATTACCAGTCCTTCTCTCACTCCCCCTTCTTCCCACCAAGGGCAATCCTCGTCCTCTTGCTTTCAAGATTGTCATAACTCCCATTCtttcagctgggcatggtggtgcacgcctgaaatcgcagcacttgggaggcagaggcaggcggatttctgagttctaggccagcctggtctacagagtgagttcagccTCTCCTGGCTGTACCCTCTCCCTGCCTGTTCCCGGTCCCCAGCCTCATCCTCCTTTCCCGTGACTAAATTCTTATGCATCTACCATACTAAGTCACATTCTCCACACGTGCGTCAAATccaatctttcttttcctttttttttttttctttttttggtttttcgagacaagggtttctctgtgtagagctggctgtcctggcactcactctgtagaccaggctggcctcgaactcagaaattcacctgcctctgcctcccaagtgctgggattacaggcatgcgccaccacacccagctctatttcttttttaattataattttttattttctatattctatgtttacattccaaatgattttccctttcctggttctcccctccccaaaagttccctaagcccccttccttccacccattctcctatcaaccccctcctacttctctgtcctggtgctcccctaccatgctggaacaagccttttcaggatctgggacctctccttccttcttgggagtcatttgatattgaactgtgtcttgagtattcagagttcctgaactaatatccacttctcagtgactgtattccatgtgtgttcttttgtgattgggttacctcacttaggatattttccagctccatccatttgtctaagaatttcatgaattcattgtttttaattgctgagtagtattccattgtgtaaatataccacattttctgtatccattcctccattgaaggacatctgggttctttccagcttctaactattataaatagggctgctacaaacatagtggagcatgtgtctttattgcatgccggggaatcctctgggtatatgcccaatatTTCTTCAAGTTCAATCCCTTCCAACTCCTCTAAAGTAGCTCTCCCTCCAAACTAACAAACCcattcttgttttccttttacaCTGAAAAAAATGAGTGGCTCCCTCccctacacccacacccacaccagtCTTATAAGATCCTGTTTCCTGTCTTCGTGTTACTACAGTCTAGactctttcttctttgttgttctttcctgcttccctaAGTCATCTCACCACCTCCAACCTTTCTAGGGGTTTATCCCAACCCTCTGAGCTCTACTACATGTTCTCGTCAGGCCATATGCTCCCCAGAACAATGTTTAATATTTCCTTAACTTCCGAAGATGTGTCATTCATGCCTACCTTTCACATTTAGCTCTCCTAAACTCAAGGATCACTCCCAAAGCTGCTGTTTCAACATCTCTAATTTGGCATGTCCAAAACTAAATGTCAACCTAACTCCTCTTCTTCAAGGTTCCTCCCATaaagagcaccaactactctaCAGTGCCATTTCAGGCCTCACACCTGCCACTACTTCAGTTCCTCAATCTCTGAACCAGTTTCCTCTACCTTCAATAATTCTTATTTCTCCCTCCATGGGCTCCCCATCTTCAGTGCTGTGTACCCAAACACATCTCTCCCCTAAATTACTCATTTCCCTAGTAACACATACAACGCAGCTCTCCCTGTTATTTTCATACTAAAGCCCTTTTATAGTGTTATACTTTTATAAAGCTTTTTAATTACCCTTGATATAAGGCCTAAAGTCCTAAACAAAGCCACGAAGCCCTGTGAGGTAAGGTTCTTTCCAATGATCTAGTCCTTCAAGAAAATAAGCCATCTTGTAATTCCTCAAGCAAACCAACTCTTCTTTAAGATCTTCAGAAATCATGTTCTCCAGGCATTCAACATCTCCTCATATCCATACATGGCTAACTTCTATAAAGCCCAGTTTAAATGTCACCTCCCTGGCTTCTAGCCCATCCCACCACTAAGTTCCCTTCTTTATTCTTAGAATACCTTATTCTTGGTAATGAAGcagtaagtataccatgttagaTAACTGCTTAATAGTACTTTAAAGGTCCATACTCTCCATAATAAATGTAGGTATCATAACTTTCCTAAGCATCCAAAACTACACAGTGATAATAGATAACTAATAACAGTTAACAATCTTAAATATTAAGTCCAGATATGATACAAGTACTTATAATCAATTCAATCAACCCTCACAACACATCATATATTAGGTATACTCTATCTATGAAGAGATCACAGTAGAAAGACTAATTTAGATCACTTGTCCAAGGTGATCTGAACTACACAGTTAAATGCAGAGCTGGGGCCTAACCCAGACACCAGGTGCATATTCTAGCCACTATGCTCATACTGAGTGTcaacggatggatggatggatggatggatggatggatggatggatggatggatggatggatgggtggatggatggatgggtggatggatggatggatggatggatggatggatggatgggtggatggatgggtgggtggatggatggatggatggatggatgggtgggtggatgggtagatgggtagatgggtggatggatggatggatggatggatggatgggtgggtggacagaCGGGTGggtggacggacggatggacattCTAGCCACTATGCTCATACTATCaactgatgggtggatggatggatgaatggatggatggacattCCAGCCACTATGCTCATACTGTCAaccgatggatggatggatggatggatggacggacggacggacattCTAGCAACTATGCTCATACTGATTGTTGAGTGTCAACTGattgattgatggatggatggatggatgggcggaCAGACGGACATTCTAAGCCACTCTGTTCATACTGAGTGTcaactgatggatggatgaatggatgcatgcatgcatggagagatggacagacattctagccactatgttcatattgaATGTcaattgatggatggatgggtgactGAATGGAAAAAGAACTGATAGGAAAATACAACCAGCCTCCTCTTTTGTCTTCTACTGTTTGAAGAACTTGCAAAGGTATTTTATAACTAGATGACCTCAAGAGTATTTTAACAGGCACATGTTCCTTGATTCTTTCTGAAGTATTTTTCCTATTCTGTTCATCTGTTATCCAACAGCCAATAATGGTCTGTCTCTGCTATCTATAAAGTTTGCTGGATTGGTGGGGGAGAGAGGAttgttgttttgagtttttttgtttggttttttttgttttttgtttttcttgatttttcaagacagggtttctgtgtagccctagctctcctgaaactctctttgtagaccagactggcttcaaactcagaaaaatctgcctgcccctgcctctagaGTCCTGGGTACCACCACGACAGGCTGactataaaattaactccaacCTCCTTTCCTTGACTTTTAGTCTCCTCCCACCATTAGACATCTTCCACCATTAGGTTCACTgtctctttgctttgtttttgacaaAACTAGAGATCAACCCAATATGCATGACAGGCTCTAGTACAGAGCCACGTCAGAGCCCTGCTGCCCTTACTACGCAGCCTCCCCGGGTCTGGTTCCTGTAAATGAACGGGGCCTCACAGCTGCACACTGTCTTCTTCAGTTCTCCCCTCACTCCAAGTCAATCAGCGGATCTCTTAAGACTCCACTCAAGTATCCCGCAAAGTAACATAGCCAGTTCTGGAAACTTGGGGGTTACTTAGGGTTAGCAGCATTTAGGACAACAGTGCTGCCCCCTTAAGCTCTTTTAAGATAAGGCTCATCTCTCTTTAGTGCTCCAAAACTCTAAACACATATCCAAACATGATATATTACATAGTTTTTGACAGACTAGATGAATGAGAAAGCCATTATAAGGCCCCAGATTACATCTCAtacatgtttaaaattaaaatatatgtattttggGGGAAAGTCACAAAAAGCAATGGGAAGAAAGACTTTACTGAGGAAACATGAACAGGAATAGAAGACTGAAAGTTGAGAACTATAGTAAGTCAAGAGCAGAAGCCGCCAAACATCCTACCAGCAACTCAGCCAGGCCTACTTCACATCTAACTTACACAGAATTCCCTCCGACATCTCTATCGTCACATGACGTTTCTAGAAGGGAATTAAGAGACTCGATAAAACTAAGCTGCAGAGGACAAGGGATGCCCTGAAAATCAACGTGTACTGTAAGACGTCCAGATCCACAGGGACTATTTCAGGTGATTCTACTTCCTTCTTTAGCTCAAATCAACTCATATATTTTAAGGGAGTTTTTATTTATAGGAGTTGAGGAAAGGGAAGCTGAAACAGATACAAAATAAGAATTGTAAAAATCACTAAAGGGGCTAAGTGTGGGGGGACTGGCCTATGGTCATCCCCTCCATGCTCCCGGGCTTCTCCACAGTAAGTGGTGCCACTGACCTGGTCTGCATCTGCATGAACTCCAGGAGATTGAGCGGGCGGCACCTCCTGCTGGACCGCAGCCACTGCCCCATTAGGCATCAGGATGAGCTGGGAGGCTAGAGGCACATTCCGGCCCAAGGTCCGGTTAACCTGCAATAGGTTGCCCAGCTGTGGCTGgcgaggagaggaggaaggagagtaaaaagaagaaaagagaagacagaagagatggaaggaaaggaccACAAGACAAAAAACAGCAGGTATTAAACAGCTGAGCCTGCGCCTTTCCACACCAACCCAAGAACCTCTCCTTCTCCAAATGTGAGGAATCATCCAGAAGAAAACCTAGAATGTGCAGAAGACTACGAATGATAACAGAGTCACACATCAAAGACATTCAGACAGCGAGAATTTTAGAACACATAGTTCCTCACAGAAATAGACAAGCTGAAAGATACCTACAATTTGTGTACCAAGTCACACGTTTAAAGACTAGATTACACCTAACACTGATCTATCAAATATCAATGCCACATCTTCCAGCAGAGGATCTCAATGCTAGCTAAAAGCATCTTTTCTAACCTACAGACATGGGAAGTAGATCAGCTTGTCTTAAAATGTGGGTGATCAGAATTAAGTAACACAGCTTTCAGACTAAGCCCAGGGACtgagcacttgcctagtatgcatgaggccctgggttccctcGATAGCACCAAAACAATAGGACAACGGTGGTTGTGGCTATGACTTACCCGCAGATACATCTGGGCCTGGGACTGGTTGAGAGGTGGGGAAGTGGTATTCCCTAGTAAGACTGACTGGGTCAGGGTGGTAGCACTGGGGGAGCTCACACTCTGGGATCTGCTGATGAGCTGAGCAGCTGATGTGGTCGCCAGATTGATCTGTACAGTACAGAAAGGAACTGGACTGAGGATTGAggggaaatcaaagaaaacacacagctgACAACTTGAGAGTAACAATCAAGAACAGGATGTTACTTTCATGAAGTCAAGGGAAATAAATAGTAACTTCCATCCAAAACTTCATCCTAGCTACTTTGGAATATTACCAAAGCATATAAGACAATCAAAAAGAAAGCAAGCCCACAATCACCAGTTTTAACACTTGAGTtggcaaaggaaagaaatgaaagagattttttttcctatggaaAAGCGACCTTTCATTTGCTATCTCTTCTCCAGGAGTTTCTCCGTGCTTCTTTACAATTGCCTATTTAAAGACTCCTGCATAATAGGTCATACCTAGTAGTGCAAGTCTGtaacaccagcactcaggaggcagaggcaggaggatcactgtaagTATGAGGCCAATATAGACCAGCTAGGGAAAGTCTGTCTGAAAACCAAGACTCCTACACAGATTCAAATAGGTTCCCTGGTCATTTCTTCGTTTGTTTGCTTTGTGCCAACCTCTACTGAAGAACGATAAATGCCCACTGCTGACACCATCTTCCTCCTAGACCAGCTGCAAAGACCAGTCCTGGAGAGACACTGCCCTCAGGGAGACAGCACTCACCGAGGCCTGGGTGGTGGCGGTCTGCTGCTGTGCAGTGCTGCTGTTTGGAGAGCTAGCCTGACGGCTGGCAGCGATCGTGGCCTGCTCAAGGGGAAGCATAAGAGAAACCATGAAAAGACTGTGTCTTCCCATCTTCTAATTCATGAACATTAATCCTTGTTCATTAATTcatgaacaaaacagaaatctGAGGTATGAACAGAGAGACTATATGTTggagtatgaaaaaaaaaacatcactaTTGGCGACATATCACATGACCACATAAGCCTGCCCAGAACATCAGGGCAGACAGGCAACCTGTACTTGGCTACTCCAGCTTCAACCCACATCACAAG
It contains:
- the Phc1 gene encoding polyhomeotic-like protein 1 isoform X5 codes for the protein METESEQNSSSTNGSSSSGASSRPQIAQMSLYERQAVQALQALQRQPNAAQYFHQFMLQQQLSNAQLHSLAAVQQATIAASRQASSPNSSTAQQQTATTQASINLATTSAAQLISRSQSVSSPSATTLTQSVLLGNTTSPPLNQSQAQMYLRPQLGNLLQVNRTLGRNVPLASQLILMPNGAVAAVQQEVPPAQSPGVHADADQVQNLAVRNQQASAQGPQMPGSTQKAIPPGASPVSGLSQASSQALAVAQASSGASGQSLNLSQAGGGSGNSLPGSMGPGGGGQAPGGLGQLPSSGLAGGSCSRKGTGVVQPLPAAQTVTVSQGSQTEAESAAAKKAEADGSGQQSVGVNLTRTATPAPSQTLISSATYTQIQPHSLIQQQQQIHLQQKQVVIQQQIAIHHQQQFQHRQSQLLHTATHLQLAQQQQQQQQQQQQQQQATTLTAPQPPQVPPTQQVPPSQSQQQAQTLVVQPMLQSSPLSLPPEPTPKPPIPIQSKPPVAPIKPPQLGAAKMSATQQPPPHIPVQVVGTRQPGTAQAQALGLAQLAAAVPTSRGIPGAVQPGQAHLASSPPSSQAPPGTLQECPPALATGMTLAPVQGTAHVVKGGPTASSPVVAQVPAAFYMQSVHLPGKTQTLAVKRKAESEEERDDLSTLASVLPTKASPAAESPKVMEEKNSLGEKAEPVASLSANPPNSDLVALAPTPSVPPPTLALVSRQMGDSKPPQAIVKPQILTHIIEGFVIQEGAEPFPVGCSQFLKETEKPLQAGLPAGLGESQSSGPLGGDSPSVECLCFSELEKKANLLKCEYCGKYAPAEQFRGSKRFCSMTCAKRYNVSCSHQFRLKRKKMKEFQEASYARVRRRGPRRSSSDIARAKIQGKRHRGQEDSSRGSDNSSYDEALSPTSPGPLSVRAGHGERDLGNTITTPSTPELQGINPVFLSSNPSQWSVEEVYEFIASLQGCQEIAEEFRSQEIDGQALLLLKEEHLMSAMNIKLGPALKICAKINVLKET
- the Phc1 gene encoding polyhomeotic-like protein 1 isoform X1, whose product is MFPQPPRRVQRPGLESERHSWGPWNAIMETESEQNSSSTNGSSSSGASSRPQIAQMSLYERQAVQALQALQRQPNAAQYFHQFMLQQQLSNAQLHSLAAVQQATIAASRQASSPNSSTAQQQTATTQASINLATTSAAQLISRSQSVSSPSATTLTQSVLLGNTTSPPLNQSQAQMYLRPQLGNLLQVNRTLGRNVPLASQLILMPNGAVAAVQQEVPPAQSPGVHADADQVQNLAVRNQQASAQGPQMPGSTQKAIPPGASPVSGLSQASSQALAVAQASSGASGQSLNLSQAGGGSGNSLPGSMGPGGGGQAPGGLGQLPSSGLAGGSCSRKGTGVVQPLPAAQTVTVSQGSQTEAESAAAKKAEADGSGQQSVGVNLTRTATPAPSQTLISSATYTQIQPHSLIQQQQQIHLQQKQVVIQQQIAIHHQQQFQHRQSQLLHTATHLQLAQQQQQQQQQQQQQQQATTLTAPQPPQVPPTQQVPPSQSQQQAQTLVVQPMLQSSPLSLPPEPTPKPPIPIQSKPPVAPIKPPQLGAAKMSATQQPPPHIPVQVVGTRQPGTAQAQALGLAQLAAAVPTSRGIPGAVQPGQAHLASSPPSSQAPPGTLQECPPALATGMTLAPVQGTAHVVKGGPTASSPVVAQVPAAFYMQSVHLPGKTQTLAVKRKAESEEERDDLSTLASVLPTKASPAAESPKVMEEKNSLGEKAEPVASLSANPPNSDLVALAPTPSVPPPTLALVSRQMGDSKPPQAIVKPQILTHIIEGFVIQEGAEPFPVGCSQFLKETEKPLQAGLPAGLGESQSSGPLGGDSPSVECLCFSELEKKANLLKCEYCGKYAPAEQFRGSKRFCSMTCAKRYNVSCSHQFRLKRKKMKEFQEASYARVRRRGPRRSSSDIARAKIQGKRHRGQEDSSRGSDNSSYDEALSPTSPGPLSVRAGHGERDLGNTITTPSTPELQGINPVFLSSNPSQWSVEEVYEFIASLQGCQEIAEEFRSQEIDGQALLLLKEEHLMSAMNIKLGPALKICAKINVLKET